The proteins below come from a single Alkalispirillum mobile genomic window:
- a CDS encoding SRPBCC family protein, translating to MFGSQAVVGECDIRIRRPVESVFSFIADDFERNYPRWSPEVQQLQVLSAGAMDEDWFARQTRIDQGHKTVSTFRVSRFQRPLELVFVGVSSDFICTYRLDRTGSGQDESLLLFRFEFPRLELRLRPFRKLVQVSVQEGAERTVHNLKGLIEEGGHAPDP from the coding sequence GTGTTCGGAAGCCAGGCTGTTGTCGGTGAGTGTGATATTCGTATCCGCCGGCCCGTGGAGTCGGTTTTCAGCTTTATCGCCGATGACTTCGAGCGGAATTACCCCCGTTGGTCGCCGGAGGTCCAGCAGCTCCAGGTGCTAAGCGCGGGCGCCATGGACGAGGACTGGTTTGCCCGGCAGACACGCATCGACCAGGGGCACAAGACGGTCTCCACCTTCCGCGTGTCGCGCTTCCAGCGCCCGCTGGAGCTTGTGTTCGTTGGCGTCTCCTCCGATTTCATCTGCACTTACCGTCTCGATCGCACGGGTTCGGGGCAGGATGAATCGCTGCTCCTCTTTCGCTTTGAATTCCCGCGCCTTGAGTTGCGCCTTAGGCCCTTCCGAAAGCTGGTCCAGGTCTCTGTTCAAGAGGGTGCGGAGCGCACCGTTCACAATCTCAAGGGTCTAATCGAAGAGGGTGGCCACGCGCCCGACCCCTGA
- a CDS encoding ABC transporter substrate-binding protein, producing the protein MMKKQRTTLASLAAAAATGLLIHATAHAGQTIDADDVDAGQVQLSDDVLTVYLHDHGSAIAERFTEDTGIEVQIVDMSGGEILARIEAERANPQWDVVYVMGHGSVHRLYSEGQLLDDGWQPEAAQNYTDMANEIYQQHPEAAWWPVTISAPALLVYNPSCEGTEDITGWDALRDPQFEGRVGMPDPAISGPAYPYVSWFFEENMEDGYAFWQDVFDNGVRMYRSNSPVAEALAAGEICVAGLEEPNTYGEVEKGEDIGIVYPEEGTPGSARGVGISADTSVPEDAKAFIEWLLSAETQAYLTQIEHRNKYFVPVIEGVSPNDLLPPNDFLGEVTPYIFSDYVWAGEKEHEIKRWFSDQSM; encoded by the coding sequence ATGATGAAAAAGCAGCGCACGACTCTCGCCAGCCTGGCAGCGGCAGCCGCCACCGGCCTGCTGATCCACGCCACCGCCCACGCCGGCCAGACCATCGATGCCGACGATGTGGATGCCGGCCAGGTGCAACTGTCCGATGACGTGCTCACCGTCTACCTGCACGACCACGGCAGTGCTATCGCCGAGCGTTTCACCGAGGACACCGGCATCGAGGTTCAGATCGTCGACATGAGTGGCGGCGAGATCCTGGCCCGCATCGAGGCCGAGCGTGCCAACCCGCAGTGGGACGTGGTGTACGTGATGGGCCATGGCAGCGTGCACCGGCTGTACAGCGAAGGCCAGTTGCTGGACGACGGCTGGCAGCCGGAAGCAGCCCAGAACTACACCGACATGGCCAACGAGATCTACCAGCAGCACCCGGAAGCTGCCTGGTGGCCGGTCACCATCAGCGCCCCGGCCCTGCTGGTCTACAACCCCTCCTGCGAGGGCACCGAGGACATCACCGGCTGGGACGCCCTGCGCGACCCGCAGTTCGAGGGCCGCGTGGGCATGCCTGATCCGGCCATCTCCGGCCCGGCCTACCCCTACGTCTCCTGGTTCTTCGAGGAAAACATGGAGGACGGCTACGCCTTCTGGCAGGACGTGTTCGACAACGGGGTGCGCATGTACCGCTCCAACAGCCCGGTGGCCGAGGCCCTGGCGGCGGGCGAGATCTGCGTGGCCGGCCTGGAAGAGCCCAACACCTACGGTGAGGTGGAAAAGGGCGAGGACATCGGCATCGTCTACCCCGAGGAAGGCACCCCCGGCTCCGCCCGCGGCGTCGGCATCTCCGCCGACACCTCCGTGCCCGAGGACGCCAAGGCCTTCATCGAATGGCTGCTCAGCGCCGAAACCCAGGCGTACCTGACGCAGATCGAGCACCGCAACAAGTACTTCGTGCCGGTCATCGAGGGTGTCAGCCCCAACGACCTGCTGCCGCCCAACGACTTCCTGGGTGAAGTGACCCCCTACATCTTCTCCGACTACGTCTGGGCCGGTGAGAAGGAGCACGAGATCAAGCGCTGGTTCAGCGACCAGAGCATGTGA
- a CDS encoding ABC transporter permease — protein sequence MTTTATPGARPAHPGASSFGWRRFLPGSEGVLGWLVTLAMIVLVALPLTAMLLHLAFPRLYLGDFSLGEFQLFRDLWERRLWRTAVTNSVMLAGGTMVLGTLIGAGLAWVRHNYRFPTAGLIDFSAWFVLVMPSFIIAQGWVLFSRSGGTAAQLGMPWLGDMIFSLPGLILVMSLTNFPLAYLAMSAALQWDVRRYGEAARLCGASAWRTFLAIRLPLLLPALLAASLLVFVDSIGDFGLPAAFLSVFRFPLIPYTIRAEVQTVPVSFEGAAVLAFVLCSLVALAIALQLWALRGRGSDFLTAAAAPRERPRPRFWPVLMVLNVTFLSLAIFAPLGTSLSVSFMDRYSLGLTWSNLTLDNYRAVLGEGSALLPALRNSFSIAFGAAAIAMVVGFFAAYLLAYSQHRMRRFIDVASMVTLAVPGIVLAVGYIFWWNQRWLADIGIQVYGSGWVIVLCSAAASVPIAVRVMLGAITQTPRSFLASAALQGAGLFTRMRVILIPMVLAGLLSATLAVFATSVFDLAITTMLQPPGFPTIPVVIDERFRTVEYGWATAATVVVCLITAAIIVATRWSVRWAFRSYFDAEVSHK from the coding sequence ATGACCACAACCGCAACCCCCGGGGCGCGCCCAGCGCACCCCGGGGCTTCTTCGTTTGGCTGGCGGCGTTTTCTGCCCGGTTCCGAGGGAGTGCTGGGCTGGCTGGTGACGCTGGCCATGATCGTTCTGGTAGCCCTGCCCCTGACGGCCATGCTGCTGCACCTGGCCTTCCCCCGGCTTTACCTCGGGGACTTCAGCCTGGGCGAGTTCCAGCTCTTCCGCGACCTGTGGGAGCGCCGGCTCTGGCGTACCGCCGTCACCAACTCGGTGATGCTGGCCGGCGGCACCATGGTGCTGGGGACGCTGATTGGCGCCGGACTGGCCTGGGTGCGCCACAACTACCGGTTCCCCACCGCAGGCCTGATCGACTTCTCGGCCTGGTTCGTGCTGGTGATGCCCTCGTTCATCATCGCCCAGGGCTGGGTGCTGTTCTCCCGCAGCGGCGGCACCGCCGCGCAATTGGGCATGCCGTGGCTGGGCGATATGATCTTCTCCCTGCCGGGGCTGATCCTGGTAATGAGCCTGACCAACTTTCCGCTGGCCTACCTGGCCATGAGCGCCGCCCTGCAGTGGGATGTCCGGCGCTATGGTGAGGCCGCGCGGCTGTGCGGCGCTTCCGCCTGGCGCACCTTCCTGGCGATTCGTCTGCCGCTCCTGCTGCCCGCGCTGCTGGCCGCGTCCCTGCTCGTGTTCGTAGACAGCATCGGGGACTTCGGCCTGCCCGCCGCCTTCCTGTCGGTGTTCCGCTTCCCGTTGATCCCCTACACCATCCGGGCGGAGGTGCAGACCGTACCGGTCTCCTTCGAGGGGGCGGCGGTGCTCGCCTTCGTGCTCTGCTCGCTGGTGGCGCTGGCCATTGCGCTGCAGCTCTGGGCCCTGCGCGGCCGGGGGTCGGACTTCCTGACGGCGGCGGCCGCGCCCCGCGAGCGGCCGCGCCCGCGCTTCTGGCCGGTGTTGATGGTGCTCAATGTCACCTTCCTGAGCCTGGCCATCTTCGCCCCGCTGGGCACCAGCCTGTCGGTCTCCTTCATGGACCGGTACAGCCTGGGCCTGACCTGGAGCAACCTGACCCTGGACAACTACCGGGCCGTGCTCGGCGAGGGATCCGCCCTGCTGCCGGCGTTGCGCAACTCCTTCAGTATCGCCTTCGGGGCGGCGGCCATTGCCATGGTCGTGGGCTTCTTCGCGGCCTACCTGCTCGCCTACAGCCAGCACCGGATGCGCCGCTTCATTGATGTGGCCTCCATGGTGACCCTGGCCGTGCCCGGGATCGTGCTGGCGGTGGGCTACATCTTCTGGTGGAACCAGCGCTGGCTGGCCGATATCGGCATCCAGGTTTACGGCAGCGGCTGGGTGATCGTGCTCTGCTCGGCGGCGGCCTCGGTACCCATCGCGGTCCGCGTCATGCTCGGTGCCATCACCCAGACCCCCCGCTCCTTCCTGGCCAGCGCGGCCCTGCAGGGCGCGGGGCTGTTCACCCGCATGCGGGTCATCCTCATCCCCATGGTGCTGGCCGGTCTGTTGTCGGCCACCCTGGCGGTGTTCGCCACCAGCGTCTTCGACCTGGCCATCACCACCATGCTCCAGCCCCCCGGGTTCCCGACCATCCCGGTGGTGATCGACGAGCGCTTCCGCACCGTGGAGTACGGCTGGGCGACGGCCGCCACCGTGGTGGTCTGTCTGATCACCGCCGCCATCATCGTGGCCACGCGCTGGTCGGTGCGTTGGGCCTTCCGCAGCTACTTTGACGCCGAGGTCAGCCACAAATGA
- a CDS encoding ABC transporter ATP-binding protein, with protein MTQQQTQKTQPEVQVRDLCRRIGDNTILDNVSLTMQPGEIIAVLGPSGCGKSTLLRQIAGLDQPDGGTIHIGGARMADDRHALPPEKRPVNMVFQDFALWPHMSVARIIQFGMRHRRLPRAQWAEKTRELLALLELDGLGDRYPRQLSGGQQQRVAIARALATAPRLLLLDEPLSNLDARLRLQMRDELAALLRRIGTTAIYVTHDLQEALTLGDRLMIMRDGQVEQAGPSGELFRRPASTWVAGLLGFTNRLEGELEQVDGEHVVVRNGDLRLRGRWGNGGGRPGEQVVLMAQPHALKVANGDSTTPPEELLRARVSHCHYEGVGWRICCEWNERPILLHGDAPLPVGSETAIQVPADHVRVYPLTA; from the coding sequence ATGACACAGCAGCAAACTCAGAAGACTCAACCGGAGGTGCAGGTCCGCGACCTGTGCCGCCGGATCGGCGACAACACCATTCTCGACAACGTCTCCCTGACCATGCAGCCGGGCGAGATCATCGCCGTGCTGGGGCCCTCCGGGTGCGGCAAGTCCACCCTGCTGCGCCAGATCGCCGGGCTGGACCAGCCCGACGGCGGTACCATCCACATCGGCGGTGCCCGGATGGCCGATGACCGACACGCCCTGCCGCCGGAGAAACGGCCGGTGAACATGGTGTTCCAGGATTTTGCCCTCTGGCCTCACATGAGTGTGGCCCGCATCATCCAGTTCGGCATGCGCCACCGGCGACTGCCCAGGGCGCAGTGGGCGGAAAAGACCCGGGAGCTGCTGGCCTTGCTGGAACTGGATGGGCTGGGGGATCGCTACCCCCGCCAGCTCTCCGGCGGCCAGCAGCAGCGGGTGGCCATCGCCCGCGCCCTGGCCACCGCGCCACGGCTGTTGCTGCTGGACGAGCCCCTGTCCAACCTGGATGCCCGCCTGCGCCTGCAGATGCGTGATGAGCTGGCCGCCCTGCTCCGCCGCATCGGCACCACGGCCATCTACGTGACCCACGATCTACAGGAGGCCCTGACCCTGGGCGACCGGCTGATGATCATGCGCGATGGCCAGGTGGAACAGGCCGGCCCCAGTGGCGAGCTGTTCCGGCGCCCGGCCAGCACCTGGGTGGCGGGCCTGCTGGGGTTCACCAACCGGCTGGAGGGAGAACTGGAACAGGTGGACGGGGAGCACGTGGTGGTCCGCAACGGCGACCTGCGCCTGCGCGGCCGCTGGGGGAACGGTGGTGGCCGCCCCGGAGAGCAGGTGGTGCTCATGGCCCAGCCCCACGCCCTGAAGGTCGCCAACGGCGACAGCACCACCCCGCCCGAGGAGCTATTGAGGGCCCGGGTGAGTCACTGCCACTACGAAGGCGTGGGCTGGCGCATCTGCTGTGAATGGAACGAGCGGCCGATCCTGCTGCACGGCGATGCGCCTCTACCTGTGGGGAGTGAGACCGCGATTCAGGTGCCGGCCGATCATGTCCGGGTGTATCCGTTGACGGCCTGA